TCACttgaaaaattatttgactcataaaaaatatctgaatttatttttttcagaaagcgacaaaaaaatttctaaaaatagaaaaaaatttatgtcggaaaatcgaccgtacgaAGCCCTCCCGTACAGTTGACCGTAAACTAGCCATGCCCCTCGTGGGTCTCCTGACTCTCCTCTGGTCCGATCTGGCTAGTCCCACTGTGGGCCCGTactagtaaaaaaaagaaatttaaGCCTGAATGCAAGATGAGTCCAAACTCGTGTACCGTGAAAAGATGCGCTACGCTGCTTACAACTAGATTGCATTTCTcgttcgccgcccgccgctccagCCTCTCCGTCTTCCTCGAGGACACGCACACGCCTCTGGTCGATCCCATCCCCGACTGCTTCGAGGGAGCGCGACAGGCGGAGATGTGGCCGCCGTTCCTTTACGCGCCGTCGTCGCTCGTGGCGGCCCTAACGGCGGCGTGTGCCGCCGTTCTGGCCATCCTGCCCCTCTACGAGTTCCGCGGCGGGAACATAGCCTACTCCAAGTTCGTtcgcgtcggcgccggcgcgcgacTGCGACTCCTGCTGCCGAGCCGCATCGGGATGCTCGTGATCTACTCcccggcgctcgccgccgcgctcgtctCCTTCGCCGTGCCGGGCGCCGTcggaggcgcgcgcgcggggctactctgcgccgccgtcgccgcccactTCCTCAAACGGGTGCTCGAGGTGCTCTTCGTGCACCGGTACAGCGGGAGCATGCCGCTCGGCACGGCCCTGTTCATCTCCTCCTACTACCTGTTCAACGCCGTGGCCATGATCTACGTGCAGCGCCTCAGCCGTGGCCTCCCGGAGCCCGCCGTCGACTTGCTCTGCCCCGGCGTGCTCGTCTTTGCCGTCGGCGCCGCAGGCAACTtctaccaccacctcctcctctcgaggctgcgagccggcggcggaggcggaggcgacaAGGTGTGCAAGATCCCGCGGGGCGGCCTGTTCGAGCTCGTCGCCTGCCCGCACTACCTCTTCGAGATCGTCGCGTTCTTCGGCTTCGCCATGATCTCGCAGACGGTGTACGCGCTCGTCGTGGCCGTCGGCTCGGCGGGCTACCTCGCCGGCCGGAGCTACGCCACCAGGAAGTGGTACGCGTCCAAGTTCGAGGAGTTCCCGGCGAGGATCAAAGCTCTTGTGCCGTATGTCTGGTAGCTAGAGAGTGGTCGTACTCTGTATGTGTTCAGATTACAGGAGATTTGCCACCTCTTCAAGGTGATTTGGATGTGTTGATTTGAATTGAATAATGTGAGTCTGTCTGTCAGGAAAAATGAAATTTGGAGGGGGAAAAAAGTGAAATTTAATTTCGGGGTTGGGCCTAGCTTCCGTTGCTTCTAGCCGGCCGGTCCATGTTCAATTCCCTCCTCTTTCTCTCACTATGTAAAAACACTTTATTAGAGACTCTTCTTAAACCTCATCACAGACATGGAAATTCCGCGTCTGTAAATGTGATAACAACATCTCTGATGACCACATCATTTCGCGTCTGTGATGTGACCACATCAGAGACGCGGATGGCGCGTCCACATCTCTGATGACCAACATCAGAGACTCTCCTTATTAAAACACGTCTCTGATGTGGTTCATCAGAGACGTGGCTAGTTAAAACATGTCTCTGATGAACCACATTAGAGACGCAGCTAGTTAAAACGAGTCTCTATAACAAtttgcaaaaacaaaaaaaaagaaatctagATCCACGGTGTACATTTCTAAATCCCATATTTCACAAATGGTACATTTCAACCATTAAAAGACTTTGCACAATGATGTTAAAGAAACAATAAAACGGTCTGAAAATTGACCTTACGTAAGACTTCTCATGATCAAAATACATAAGATAGATGATTCACAGCAATAACTCTAGTCAGCCGAATCGGGGCAGGAGACGACCCATGGATCCCGCCACCCTCGACCAAGCTACCGTAGATGTGGCCTTCCTCGACCGAGCTACCATAGAACTTAAGGTGAAAAGGAAATAACAGAAATCAAAGTATCTAATAGTGAATCCTAGATCCAACTAGACACTTAAGGTGAATGGTATAATAGGTTCAGCCTTCCATATCTCAACTTCAAATTTTCTCATACCTCTCTAATCAAAAGCTGAAACCTGCACAAAAATGAATGGCATAATAGGTCAAACTATTAAGTTATGGGCACATGTGTAAaaaaaggaagtcatggccaccCAGAAATACACAACGAAGAAAACTGGAGATTAGCCATTAGCAAATTGAAGATGATATATTTATCAACCAGTTTAATCTATAGCCATATACCAGCAAGAGGTAGTAGAGCAACTATAGGACAGTCTGGATAGGAATGTTaccttgaaaaataaaaaagctcATGTAAACAAAGCAAGATGATAGTTGTTGCCTCTCCTCTGTGGTTCAAGCTGTTCTCTGGAACCAAAGAAATGAAACCAAGTCAGAatacaaagaagaaaaaataggAGGTAACCATGGTAAGACAAAGAAAGCAAAGCATGGGATGGGGAGAAAGGCTTACCAGAAGAGAAAATATGACGAATCTTAGCTCCCTGTGAATCAATAAAAAAGAATTATAGTTAGTTTGGGGGTAGTGAAGGCTTGTTTGATCAAAGGGGTAAAACAGAAAAGGGGAATAAAAACCTGTAGGATTAACTAGCAACAGTTAGCAATCAGATCAACTAGCAACACAAATTACAGAAATGAACATGCAGTAGGAGTTAGTAAATGCAAAAGTCAGGCAAGTGAGGTGGAGATGCTTCAGTTTGTGCTTTTCACAAGGGCCTTGAGATAGTAAAGAAGCATGCCAAATGATTAACACATACCAACAAATATTGCTCAGTCCAAAAGATACT
This portion of the Panicum virgatum strain AP13 chromosome 2N, P.virgatum_v5, whole genome shotgun sequence genome encodes:
- the LOC120658686 gene encoding 3-oxo-5-alpha-steroid 4-dehydrogenase 1-like, which gives rise to MSPNSCTVKRCATLLTTRLHFSFAARRSSLSVFLEDTHTPLVDPIPDCFEGARQAEMWPPFLYAPSSLVAALTAACAAVLAILPLYEFRGGNIAYSKFVRVGAGARLRLLLPSRIGMLVIYSPALAAALVSFAVPGAVGGARAGLLCAAVAAHFLKRVLEVLFVHRYSGSMPLGTALFISSYYLFNAVAMIYVQRLSRGLPEPAVDLLCPGVLVFAVGAAGNFYHHLLLSRLRAGGGGGGDKVCKIPRGGLFELVACPHYLFEIVAFFGFAMISQTVYALVVAVGSAGYLAGRSYATRKWYASKFEEFPARIKALVPYVW